A genomic window from Elaeis guineensis isolate ETL-2024a chromosome 3, EG11, whole genome shotgun sequence includes:
- the LOC105042309 gene encoding uncharacterized protein isoform X1: MEENLIEEGESSREGEVAPALIVIHPRDKSAAVAVGPELRVYDIAGNCPISLSDDSGGPSHSESIRAIGFGANGSVFASAGDDKLVKIWMTDSWHCTKTVYAEKRVSAVAVSHNGQHVVFADKFGLVWAIALGEGDEGQAPIDNKAVPILGHYCSIITSLKFSPDGWFIASADRDFKIRITVFPKRPRKGAHEIQSFCLGHTDFVSCLAFARPIDYPQGFLLSGGGDSTVRLWDFISGRLLHTCDFGAQAGLVKSNGTEMEGGSAVIDVCASCDGSLIAVAIQSLHGIILLNCDFSARTLSIAKVVTMEESYVPTSLGLSDLPKHLWMVMGVSNIPTLGTTKLLSRVRVVSGFLKDPSDSSVRNAIIMGDSEVPGSEKLLEKLQGSLDVAEEEVTLAATAAAVKTSVHNLLIKKQYSLEKRELQKRSRNDKKLKQ, translated from the exons ATGGAGGAGAatttgatcgaagaaggagaaagcagcagggaaggagaggtcGCCCCAGCCCTCATTGTGATCCATCCTCGCGATAAATCTGCTGCTGTTGCAGTTGGACCTGAACTTCGTGTGTATGATATAGC AGGGAATTGCCCAATTTCTTTGTCAGATGATTCTGGTGGGCCTTCTCATTCAGAGTCCATAAGAGCCATCGGCTTTGGTGCAAATGGAAGTGTTTTTGCATCTGCTGGAGATGACAAGCTTGTCAAGATATGGATGACTGATTCCTGGCATTGCACTAAGACTGT GTATGCAGAGAAACGAGTGAGCGCAGTTGCAGTAAGCCACAATGGCCAACATGTTGTATTTGCTGATAAATTTGGACTTGTTTGGGCAATTGCTTTGGGTGAAGGTGATGAGGGGCAAGCTCCAATTGATAATAAAGCTGTGCCGATTCTAGGTCATTATTGTAGCATTATTACTAGCCTG AAATTTTCTCCGGATGGATGGTTCATTGCTAGTGCTGATCGAGACTTCAAAATTCGG ATTACTGTCTTTCCAAAAAGACCCCGAAAGGGAGCACATGAAATACAAAGTTTCTGCCTTGGTCATACAGA CTTTGTCTCATGTCTGGCCTTTGCACGCCCTATAGATTATCCTCAAGGATTCCTTTTATCTGGAGGTGGTGATTCAACT GTTCGTTTGTGGGATTTTATTTCTGGGCGCCTTCTTCATACTTGTGATTTTGGAGCACAG GCAGGATTAGTCAAGTCTAATGGCACAGAAATGGAGGGGGGTTCAGCAGTCATTGATGTATGTGCCTCTTGTGATGGTTCGTTAATTGCCGTAGCCATTCAAAG CTTGCATGGGATAATCCTTCTGAATTGTGATTTTTCAGCCAGAACTCTTTCCATTGCCAAG gTTGTTACCATGGAAGAAAGTTACGTTCCCACAAGCTTAGGATTGAGTGATTTACCAAAACACTTGTGGATGGTAATGGGTGTATCAAATATACCCACTTTGGGTACTACCAAGTTGTTGTCCCGTGTCAGGGTCGTGTCTGGTTTCCTGAAAGACCCTTCAGATTCCTCTGTTCGCAATGCAATCATTATGGGAGACAGTGAAGTACCAGGCAGTGAGAAACTTCTTGAAAAGTTGCAGGGAAGTTTAGATGTTGCAGAGGAAGAGGTAACATTAGCAGCAACTGCAGCAGCAGTGAAAACTTCAGTGCATAATTTGTTGATAAAAAAGCAGTATTCTCTCGAGAAAAGAGAATTGCAGAAAAGGAGTAGGAATGATAAGAAGCTCAAACAGTAA
- the LOC105042309 gene encoding uncharacterized protein isoform X2 — MEENLIEEGESSREGEVAPALIVIHPRDKSAAVAVGPELRVYDIAGNCPISLSDDSGGPSHSESIRAIGFGANGSVFASAGDDKLVKIWMTDSWHCTKTVYAEKRVSAVAVSHNGQHVVFADKFGLVWAIALGEGDEGQAPIDNKAVPILGHYCSIITSLKFSPDGWFIASADRDFKIRITVFPKRPRKGAHEIQSFCLGHTDFVSCLAFARPIDYPQGFLLSGGGDSTVRLWDFISGRLLHTCDFGAQAGLVKSNGTEMEGGSAVIDVCASCDGSLIAVAIQRLLPWKKVTFPQA, encoded by the exons ATGGAGGAGAatttgatcgaagaaggagaaagcagcagggaaggagaggtcGCCCCAGCCCTCATTGTGATCCATCCTCGCGATAAATCTGCTGCTGTTGCAGTTGGACCTGAACTTCGTGTGTATGATATAGC AGGGAATTGCCCAATTTCTTTGTCAGATGATTCTGGTGGGCCTTCTCATTCAGAGTCCATAAGAGCCATCGGCTTTGGTGCAAATGGAAGTGTTTTTGCATCTGCTGGAGATGACAAGCTTGTCAAGATATGGATGACTGATTCCTGGCATTGCACTAAGACTGT GTATGCAGAGAAACGAGTGAGCGCAGTTGCAGTAAGCCACAATGGCCAACATGTTGTATTTGCTGATAAATTTGGACTTGTTTGGGCAATTGCTTTGGGTGAAGGTGATGAGGGGCAAGCTCCAATTGATAATAAAGCTGTGCCGATTCTAGGTCATTATTGTAGCATTATTACTAGCCTG AAATTTTCTCCGGATGGATGGTTCATTGCTAGTGCTGATCGAGACTTCAAAATTCGG ATTACTGTCTTTCCAAAAAGACCCCGAAAGGGAGCACATGAAATACAAAGTTTCTGCCTTGGTCATACAGA CTTTGTCTCATGTCTGGCCTTTGCACGCCCTATAGATTATCCTCAAGGATTCCTTTTATCTGGAGGTGGTGATTCAACT GTTCGTTTGTGGGATTTTATTTCTGGGCGCCTTCTTCATACTTGTGATTTTGGAGCACAG GCAGGATTAGTCAAGTCTAATGGCACAGAAATGGAGGGGGGTTCAGCAGTCATTGATGTATGTGCCTCTTGTGATGGTTCGTTAATTGCCGTAGCCATTCAAAG gTTGTTACCATGGAAGAAAGTTACGTTCCCACAAGCTTAG